The following is a genomic window from Xyrauchen texanus isolate HMW12.3.18 chromosome 6, RBS_HiC_50CHRs, whole genome shotgun sequence.
ACATCTGATGATAATGACATTTACTCATTAATGCTCACAAAAACATCATAAGACATTCATAAAAAGTGTATTTTGGGAGCAGAACTACTAGATAATTTACTTACTGTATCACTAAGTTCAATTACTTTAGAAAAGTAAAACCACCAACACACTCTGGCCATCTGCAGGGCATCAACGTTACACAAACAGTTCCATGCAGTTACATAATGCTACATCCTAGAAATAATTTAGTATTACAAACAtttctacaaaaaataaaaaataaataaatatgttaccCGCATTGCCAGGGGACTTTCAGAGTAATCAACAGGCTGACACATCAAACTGTAATTTGCCAACCAAGATGATGCTGTGAACTAAGAGTAAAACAAACAACattcaattacattaaaatgtatacattttaaattaggtTTAACTTTAAGGTCTCATCACAGAATATGTAaatgaataaacataataataattaaactatAAGGCTTGTGAATTTTAGTCCATACCTCATAGAACATATAAGCAGAGAGGCACACCATGGAGAAATTGTAAATGATAAGGATCGTCTTAATGTTGACTGGCTGCCTGTGTCGCATTAGTTTTGGGCCAAGCCAGACAATGAAAAGGTAACACAGGAATATGCAACTGAGAGGCACCGGAGAATAGACCAATAACCATCCATCTGTCCTCTTGTCTATGGGAATGTATGAAGTGCTTCATTAGCCATTTAAAGTACTTTGAACAAACAATTTAATACTGGCAGacaataaaattatttgaaaaatacctCCGTTTTCTAAGACCCATTGATAAACTATCTGGAGCCTTTGCCATCTCGACGGCAAAACGGACACCTGAGCACAGAGAGATTAACAATGGATGAACCAGCACACAGAACAACAAATAATTAATGGACATGTTACAAAAATGGGGGTGGGGGTGTTTTGATTAAAAGTGTCTTTTAGGCTATGTAAAaatacttatgtataaaaaaatactgATGAATAAAAGCGTGAATGACTTACCATTGCACTTGCTCTGTTCATTCAAGAATGCTCAAATAGTGCCATCTATCAGATGGCTCATGCAACAGCGTGAGAAATCGTTGAAGGGCGTACCTGCTTTAAGATGTCAAATATTatgatcaatattgaagtcccaCAAAAGACAGATAGTGAAAAGATATGGAGTTACGACGCAGAGCACTCGTTCAACATAAGTCACTGATGAGTTAAGAAGCCTAGTTTACACTTAACATCCTTATCCAAGACGGATTACCAAAATCCCCGGGATAACCTACCGCAACTGTGTTCAGCGGTGTATCTGCCATAACAGCAATTTTGTGAAaacgtttttgttttaaataaagacacgtttaaattttgtattattatcattatttgaaCTAGGCTAAGATATTCAAAAGCaataacaattttaataatactaataatatatattattattattatcagggtcgcctgcaggatttaatctgacGGTGCGCATAGACCGAATGACTTACCATTGCCTAATAAACcgggagatttatttattttgatttatttattgcaacaacaaaaaacaacactaacgagttcaattctggtgactttgagataagcatttgACTTATTTTTATTCGACTATGAGTAGCATTTATGTAGGCTACCTATTGGCTAAggcatttatttttcagttatagTTCTGACAGACGCATTTTCgcgctaaaaaaaaagaaaagaaaagccaaACGCACCAcaaccattgttgccaacttagcgactttgtcgctatttttagcgacttttcagacccctttaaggtgcgtacacactgccagcgactttatcgctgcaggtcgccagtggctggcggtgaagtcgctagtgggtgttcccactactggtttttgctgttgacagcgaatctcttttcttgccactaaaaacaaacattttggagggaaaagactaaatataaatggaatcagtacatacaatgctttatatcaaagatgaatgagaaacaaggcgtgctgtttgccagagcggctgtttatctgcggcgaaaatgcaaacgccggtctgtctgggtccataaaatccccgcgatctcagatacacctttccacgcagtatttttcttaaaaatgtccttgtacgtgggaagagacatagaGCACTgtaaaatttctaacagcaagaattaagctgcgtacacactgccagcgactttgtcgctgcaagtcgccagtggctggcggtgaagtcgctagtgggtgttcccactactggttgcctagtaacgtttataaatgacattcacggatgtcattccattgctgttgacagcgaatctcttttcttgccactaaaaacaaacattttggagggaaaagactaaatataaatggaatcagtacataaaatgctttatatcaaagatgaatgagaaacaaggcgtgctgtttgccatagcggctgtttatctccggcgaaaatgcaaatgccggtctttctgggtccataaaatccccgcgatctcagatacacctttccacgcagtatttttcttaaaaatgtccttgtacgtgggaagagacatatcatagagcactgggaaatttctaacagcaagaat
Proteins encoded in this region:
- the LOC127645311 gene encoding elongation of very long chain fatty acids protein 4-like; translation: MNRASAMVSVLPSRWQRLQIVYQWVLENGDKRTDGWLLVYSPVPLSCIFLCYLFIVWLGPKLMRHRQPVNIKTILIIYNFSMVCLSAYMFYEFTASSWLANYSLMCQPVDYSESPLAMRMARVCWWFYFSKVIELSDTMFFILRKKNNQLTFLHVYHHCTMIFNWWAGVKYVAGGQSFLIGLINSFVHVVMYIYYCLAALGPEMQKYLWWKRYLTSLQLLQFFIVTIHTAVNLFADCDFPDSMNIVVLAYALSLIALFSNFYYKSYLTKKTKSI